The Amphritea atlantica sequence TACAAAAACATTCATTACAATAATAACAGGTGGAAACTTCGCACCTTGCCTTTTAAATAGAGTTCACTATGTCCATAGTCCGAATATTTCGCTGTTGGGAAGAGCCTGATATATTGAAATTATTACCCGGTTACTCCCGAACACAACCGACTAACTCAGGATATATGGGGGAGCATACTTTTATCTGTGAGGAAGACGGAGAGTGTGATTTTGCAATTGTATTTAACAGAGTAGGTAGGAGCAACAGATATGTCACCTGCCCTCCTGATAATATATGGCAAGTCATTCAAGAACCTTTCGTATATCATATACATGATTGGATGATCGACGATCAAGCGCATTACAGCAAAGTTTTTACACACTACATTCCCCAAAAAACCTCTAAATATATCAAATCATATCCTATGCTATCCTGGTACATTGACAAGACATATGATGAACTTATAGAAACGGACATTCCTGAAAAAAACAAAAATATTACGTGGATATCTAGTAACAAAAGGATCTTTCCAGGACATGGAAACCGCCTTAAATTTATGGATTTTATCCGGTCATCAGACCTAGAGTTAGACCTATTTGGTTCTGGTATAAATTTCATAGAGAATAAATGGGACGGAATGATAGATTACCGATACTCATTAACAATAGAAAACACAGTTCATGAAGATTACTGGACAGAAAAACTGGCTGATAGCTTCTTAGCATATTGCCTGCCAATCTATTATGGCTGCCCTAACATAACAGATTACTTTCCTGAAGAGTCATTCATTAGAATAGATATAAACAAACCCAAAGAAGCTTTAGAAATAATCAATAATGCAGTAAAAAACAGGGAATGGGAGAAGAGAATCTCTTCTATAATTGAAGCAAGAGAACTAGTACTACATAAGTACAATCTTTTTTCTCAACTGTCTGAACACATTTCAAACAGTACAAATACAATTAGAAAAGAAAAGATTGTACTCCCACCCTATAAGCGCACAAACTCAAGGCGAGTAAAAAACAAAATACTACAACTACAGCATTATATAGGCACTAAAAAGCTAGCTAAAAAAATCAGTTAGTTACCATATATACATATAGCCTTAATAAGCTTTCACTAACTAATATAACTTTTAACGTTGGATTAAATTTGAGCTCCAAAAAACAAACACCGCCGAGCTTTATCAACCCCCGTTACTGGCCGATATGGATCGGCATCGGAGTTCTTCGTCTCGTTTGCGCTCTTCCACTACGCTGGGGTTTTTGGGCAGGCAAGCAACTGGGACGAGTTCTCTATCGCCTGATGGACTCTCGCAGACATGTCACCGAGGTCAATATTCGGCTCTGCTTTCCTGAGCTCACACCAAATGAACAACAGCAGCGGGTAAAAGAGGTTTTTGAGAACAATGCAATTGGACTCATCGAAACAGGCTGGGCTTATTGGAAAGATGAAAACGTCTTTCGCAAGATAACAGAGTTTCGTAATTTCGACCTGCTTGACCAGCAACTGGAAAAAGGTAATGGCATCATCCTGATGGGCTGGCACTTCTCCTGCCTGGACCTAGCCGGACTGCTGTTTTCACTGTGTGGAAAACCCTGCAGTACACTCTATAGAAAACATGACAACCCGATGCTTGAATGGTTCTTTACCAGAGGACGTAGTCGTTTCAGCCATCCGGTCGAGCGGGGAAAAACCCGGCAAATGCTACGCGCTATGCGTAATAATCACTGTATCTGGTATGCTCCGGATCAGGATCTGGGGCGAAAAGGTACAGCATTTGTCTCTTTTTTTGGACACCCTGCTGCGACCACATTAGCCACAACAAAAATGCATCAGTTGAACAACGCTCCTCTGATTAAACTGGACTGCTGGCGCAAGCCGGATAACTCAGGTTACATTCTTGAGTGTAGCGATGTTGAAGGATTTCCTTCAGGCTCTGAGGAGCAGGATGCTGCTCTGATTAATAAAGCGATCGAGCAGGGTATCCGTAAAGCGCCATCCCAATATATGTGGGTTCATAAGCGCTTTAAGACCGCACCTCCAGGTGAGACGAATATCTACAAAAAGGTTAAGCGAACGTGATTAGAAAGCTATTTGATTACTGGATTCACCGCCTAGTACATAAAGGTGAATTAAGATTAGGCATGTCAATACTTGCTAAAAATGAAGCCGATATCATTGAAGATAATATCCGTTATCACAGCAGTGTTGGCGTTGACTGCTTTGTTGTTATGGATAACGGCTCAACAGATGGTACAAGAGATATACTGCAAAAGCTTAGTCATGAACTTGATCTGCATATCATCGATCAGCCAGACACAAGATTTCAGCAATCACAATGGGTTACTGAGATGGCAATCTATTGCAAGAGAAAATTAAAGGCCGACCTGGTAATCAACAATGATGCAGATGAGTTCTGGGAGCCGGATAATGGGATGTCTCTTAAAAGCTATCTATCCGCTAAAGACTCCGTGGTCACCGTAAGAAGATATAACACCTTACTTCCTAAAGAAGCCAAACATGAAAACTTCGACTATAGAAATTCAAATATAATCATTTGCAATGGTATTAATTCAGAACCTAAATCA is a genomic window containing:
- a CDS encoding lipid A biosynthesis acyltransferase → MSSKKQTPPSFINPRYWPIWIGIGVLRLVCALPLRWGFWAGKQLGRVLYRLMDSRRHVTEVNIRLCFPELTPNEQQQRVKEVFENNAIGLIETGWAYWKDENVFRKITEFRNFDLLDQQLEKGNGIILMGWHFSCLDLAGLLFSLCGKPCSTLYRKHDNPMLEWFFTRGRSRFSHPVERGKTRQMLRAMRNNHCIWYAPDQDLGRKGTAFVSFFGHPAATTLATTKMHQLNNAPLIKLDCWRKPDNSGYILECSDVEGFPSGSEEQDAALINKAIEQGIRKAPSQYMWVHKRFKTAPPGETNIYKKVKRT
- a CDS encoding glycosyltransferase family 2 protein, with protein sequence MIRKLFDYWIHRLVHKGELRLGMSILAKNEADIIEDNIRYHSSVGVDCFVVMDNGSTDGTRDILQKLSHELDLHIIDQPDTRFQQSQWVTEMAIYCKRKLKADLVINNDADEFWEPDNGMSLKSYLSAKDSVVTVRRYNTLLPKEAKHENFDYRNSNIIICNGINSEPKSKKTIESMLLNSPSPKTIINPYGLKKVKTGNHRASHVCRIFNGRTEDKIKIVHLPIRSYKQFKKRFENRSHISQLNFYGLSDETNYLNKEITEEHIKKIYERFILSDNIMEFLNKAEIITIHKNNINKKISVYKNKK